Proteins found in one Anoplolepis gracilipes chromosome 7, ASM4749672v1, whole genome shotgun sequence genomic segment:
- the LOC140667740 gene encoding uncharacterized protein isoform X7 has translation MTSLILENADLNRLFPKCRPRGGPPPGASSTQSSQQPHDSPCQTEAAAITTATATAATTATAAVTIASTSTSVSAISDDMIDLERDISDRYRKRANGKKSGSLSRRTASVVPGFTVEGQLPPHATKPLSSSSSSASGRSEDAPQYGSLPGSDHQGQSQQDDSGPEESPVYILTSAKGGPSYKLRDSRIIEIAGGREVFSQSRGKVAARKSRFLAASNSINNEDIQTDNKLSVKKNNKSPSSQTIWELRSRCGETRKQRANREVTETVFASEVHSVRRNPTKSILDYDSPKSNRSSRIINYDSILNSNNVEYTIPKSITDLDYGLPKSCIDYQSNHNTPARSMAIVSDGEVVVFDDIDDNWQELRLDLASSNTNQITATSVDLETDDSQRGRIAPEPPSSSVGSTPSPTTAYHRNTSEFFKVVTPASDCEADSPSPERNHKVARVIGELPIAQYSGSPRRYGVRENTQLPSLLSSPSMYMTPRPGFPQRVLPTTPNHNEKEDTSGEIIIDKTVIENISIEDQPVDASTPSPKAEEEEEDSLKPSTLPVDNISSLVTPGGSTFDYLYEFSETRKVLEEFFKCPAPTKEKENNIESFPFQDLDYELRRQGGSAYVGQRLASGPPVTEEVMVHESPKKQRAEFLQNTGEHENNFLDLSVGTGSSEDLGETEVGLQVGHSRNFTLSPETTDCDSNCGDLDSEVSLMMMDNELMPASGLLGSVGDLGNNSDSLRIYTSMPVLEDGLSSGHASDTDNNNPTVMLMKRQINEIEKEIIQRTRNDMLGTNENDSGKDVGLNVTKDILHTLKTTSSPDLFIAKKENSYDTNELQLDGLDPLGTPPPPAPQGRQSVSLEVNCGEVEAAIKDIRMALQRTKTLPVKSPSEDPPEPSVSPIWIPRCSIMDGRRRICMENNSEESDARRINDEADVEIEECPDEEEADTDLETDRLLGQQRTDDQGFYDDKDKEGKKKSRNKEDLLDDPSVLIEGVLFRARYLGSTQLVCEGQPTKSTRMCQAEEAVSRIKAPDGDTQPSTEVDLFISTEKIMVLNTDLKEIMMDHALRTISYIADIGDLVVLMARRRFVPHEMEEVPKINRTPKMICHVFESEEAQFIAQSIGQAFQVAYMEFLKANGIEDHSFVKEMDYQEVLNSQEIFGDELQMFAKKEMQKEVVVPKAKGEILGVVIVESGWGSMLPTVVIANLAPAGAAARCGQLNIGDQIIAINGVSLVGLPLSTCQTYIKNSKNQTVVKLTVVPCAPVVEVKIKRPDTKYQLGFSVQNGVICSLLRGGIAERGGVRVGHRIIEINNQSVVAVPHEKIVNLLATSVGEILMKTMPTSMFRLLTGQESPVYI, from the exons ATGACAAGCCTGATCTTGGAGAACGCGGACTTGAACCGACTCTTTCCGAAATGCCGGCCTAGGGGCGGCCCACCCCCGGGGGCCTCCTCCACGCAGAGCAGCCAGCAGCCGCATGACAGCCCTTGCCAGACGGAGGCCGCCGCTAtcaccaccgccaccgccaccgccgcgaCCACCGCAACAGCCGCTGTCACCATCGCATCCACGTCGACGAGCGTCTCCGCGATATCGGACGACATGATCGACCTCGAACGCGACATCTCCGACAG GTATAGGAAACGagcaaatggaaaaaaatcagGTTCGCTGTCCCGTAGGACGGCGAGCGTGGTGCCCGGTTTCACGGTCGAGGGCCAGCTGCCACCGCACGCCACGAAGCCGCTCTCGTCGAGCTCGTCCTCGGCGTCAGGACGCAGCGAGGACGCGCCGCAATATGGGAGTCTGCCGGGTAGCGATCATCAGGGACAATCGCAGCAGGATGACAGCGGACCGGAGGAGAGCCCCGTGTACATCCTTACCTCGGCGAAGGGAGGCCCCAGCTATAAACTTCGGGATTCGAG AATTATAGAAATTGCTGGTGGCCGAGAGGTATTCTCACAAAGCCGAGGAAAGGTAGCAGCTAGAAAATCAAGATTTCTAGCTGCatcaaattctataaataacgAGGACATTCAAACCGATAATAAGCTGTCTGTTAAGAAGAATAACAAGTCCCCTAGCTCGCAGACCATATGGGAATTACGAAGCCG ATGCGGTGAAACCAGAAAGCAACGTGCAAATCGAGAAGTGACAGAGACTGTGTTTGCCTCTGAGGTACACTCAGTGCGACGCAACCCCACAAAATCCATTCTGGATTACGACTCGCCCAAGAGCAACCGTAGCAGTCGCATAATCAATTACGATTCGATTTTGAATAGCAATAATGTAGAGTATACCATACCGAAAAGTATTACTGACCTGGACTATGGACTACCAAAGAGTTGCATAGATTATCAATCGAATCACAATACGCCCGCGAGAAGTATGGCAATTGTCAGTGACGGTGAAGTTGTGGTGTTCGACGATATCGACGACAACTGGCAAGAGCTACGACTGGATTTGGCGTCGAGCAACACGAACCAAATTACGGCGACGAGCGTGGACCTGGAGACGGACGATTCTCAAAGAGGTCGTATCGCACCGGAACCACCGAGTTCCAGCGTCGGGAGTACTCCTAGTCCTACGACAGCATATCATCGCAATACTTcagaatttttcaaa GTTGTTACACCAGCGAGCGATTGCGAGGCAGATTCCCCATCTCCGGAACGTAATCATAAAGTTGCGAGGGTCATTGGTGAATTACCGATTGCTCAGTATTCTGGCAGTCCGAGGCGTTATGGAGTTCGCGAAAATACACAGCTTCCTAGCTTATTATCGTCGCCTTCGATGTACATGACGCCGAGGCCTGGCTTTCCTCAAAGAGTATTACCGACAACACCAAATCACAATGAG AAGGAAGATACTTCTGGAGAAATCATTATAGACAAGACTGtgatagaaaatattagtATCGAAGATCAGCCTGTCGATGCTTCAACTCCATCACCAAAGgcggaggaagaggaggaagattCTTTAAAGCCATCGACTTTGCCTGTTGATAATATAAGCAGTCTCGTTACGCCAGGAGGTAGTACCTTCGACTATCTGTACGAATTTTCAGAAACGCGGAAAGTATTAGAAGAATTCTTCAAATGCCCGGCGCCGacgaaagaaaaggagaacaATATAGAATCTTTTCCTTTTCAA GATCTTGATTATGAATTACGAAGGCAAGGAGGAAGTGCATACGTTGGTCAGCGATTAGCTAGTGGTCCACCTGTAACGGAGGAGGTTATGGTCCATGAATCTCCTAAGAAGCAACGGGCAGAATTTCTTCAAAAT acAGGTGAACACGAAAACAATTTTCTAGACCTCTCGGTAGGTACCGGTAGCAGTGAAGATCTCGGAGAGACAGAGGTCGGTTTGCAAGTAGGACACTCGCGTAATTTCACGCTGAGCCCCGAGACAACCGACTGTGACAGCAATTGCGGGGACTTGGACAGTGAGGTGTCTCTCATGATGATGGATAACGAATTGATGCCGGCAAGTGGCCTTCTCGGATCGGTCGGCGATTTGGGGAATAATTCGGATTCTCTGAGAATATACACCAGCATGCCGGTATTGGAGGACGGACTGTCGAGTGGTCACGCGAGCGACACCGACAACAATAATCCTACTGTGATGCTCATGAAACGGCAGATAAACGAGATAGAGAAGGAGATTATACAGAGAACTCGAAACGACATGTTAGGCACAAACGAGAACGACTCCGGGAAGGACGTTGGTCTAAACGtgacaaaagatattttacacaCATTGAAGACCACATCGTCCCCTGATCTGTTTATTGCGAAGAAGGAGAACTCGTACGATACGAACGAGTTGCAGCTCGACGGATTGGATCCGCTGGGtacgccgccgccgccggcgCCTCAGGGACGGCAAAGCGTATCCTTGGAGGTGAACTGCGGCGAGGTGGAAGCGGCCATCAAAGACATCAGGATGGCGTTGCAAAGGACTAAAACGCTTCCTGTGAAATCTCCGTCCGAAGATCCACCGGAACCGAGCGTCAGTCCGATATGGATACCAAG ATGCAGTATAATGGACGGCAGGCGGAGAATCTGTATGGAAAACAATAGTGAAGAGTCCGATGCACGTCGCATAAACGATGAAGCCGATGTGGAGATCGAGGAGTGTCCAGACGAAGAAGAGGCGGATACCGATCTTGAAACAGATCGCTTACTCGGACAACAGAGGACAGACGATCAAGGATTTTATGATGACAAG GATAAGGAAGGAAAGAAGAAGAGCAGAAACAAGGAAG ATTTATTGGACGATCCGTCAGTATTGATCGAGGGTGTTCTATTCCGCGCGAGGTATTTGGGATCCACGCAATTGGTATGCGAGGGTCAACCGACGAAGTCGACTCGAATGTGTCAGGCGGAGGAAGCCGTTTCCAGAATAAAG GCACCGGACGGTGACACTCAGCCAAGTACAGAAGTAGATTTGTTCATATCGACAGAAAAGATTATGGTCCTCAACACCGATCTGAAGGAGATCATGATGGATCACGCGTTGCGTACTATTTCGTACATCGCGGACATCGGTGATCTGGTGGTACTAATGGCGCGACGACGCTTTGTGCCGCACGAGATGGAGGAAGTGCCGAAAATTAATCGCACCCCGAAAATGATCTGTCACGTTTTCGAAAGTGAGGAGGCTCAATTTATAGCACAAAGTATCGGACAAGCGTTCCAAGTAGCTTACATGGAGTTCCTAAAAGCAAACGGGATAGAAGACCATAGTTTCGTTAAGGAAATGGATTATCAGGAAGTGCTCAATTCGCAAGAGATATTCGGCGACGAGTTGCAAATGTTTGCGAAGAAAGAGATGCAGAAAGAG GTAGTAGTACCGAAAGCGAAGGGAGAGATCCTCGGTGTTGTAATCGTTGAATCTGGATGGGGCTCGATGCTGCCAACCGTAGTCATAGCAAATCTGGCGCCTGCCGGTGCCGCCGCTCGTTGCGGACAGCTTAATATCGGCGATCAGATAATAGCGATTAACGGTGTATCACTGGTCGGCTTGCCTTTGTCCACATGTCAGACTTACATAAAGAACTCGAAGAATCAGACTGTTGTCAAGCTGACTGTCGTACCGTGTGCGCCGGTCGTCGAAGTGAAAATCAAGAGACCCGACACCAAGTATCAGTTAGGATTTAGTGTACAGAACGGAGTGATATGTAGTCTATTGAGAGGCGGTATCGCCGAACGGGGTGGAGTTCGGGTTGGTCATAGGATAATTGAGATCAATAATCAGAGCGTTGTGGCTGTACCGCATGAAAAGATTGTTAATCTTCTGGCTACGTCGGTGGGAGAG ATTCTGATGAAGACGATGCCCACGTCGATGTTTAGACTATTAACCGGCCAGGAGTCACCGGTGTACATATAA
- the LOC140667740 gene encoding uncharacterized protein isoform X1, with protein MTSLILENADLNRLFPKCRPRGGPPPGASSTQSSQQPHDSPCQTEAAAITTATATAATTATAAVTIASTSTSVSAISDDMIDLERDISDRYRKRANGKKSGSLSRRTASVVPGFTVEGQLPPHATKPLSSSSSSASGRSEDAPQYGSLPGSDHQGQSQQDDSGPEESPVYILTSAKGGPSYKLRDSRIIEIAGGREVFSQSRGKVAARKSRFLAASNSINNEDIQTDNKLSVKKNNKSPSSQTIWELRSRCGETRKQRANREVTETVFASEVHSVRRNPTKSILDYDSPKSNRSSRIINYDSILNSNNVEYTIPKSITDLDYGLPKSCIDYQSNHNTPARSMAIVSDGEVVVFDDIDDNWQELRLDLASSNTNQITATSVDLETDDSQRGRIAPEPPSSSVGSTPSPTTAYHRNTSEFFKVVTPASDCEADSPSPERNHKVARVIGELPIAQYSGSPRRYGVRENTQLPSLLSSPSMYMTPRPGFPQRVLPTTPNHNEKEDTSGEIIIDKTVIENISIEDQPVDASTPSPKAEEEEEDSLKPSTLPVDNISSLVTPGGSTFDYLYEFSETRKVLEEFFKCPAPTKEKENNIESFPFQDLDYELRRQGGSAYVGQRLASGPPVTEEVMVHESPKKQRAEFLQNTGEHENNFLDLSVGTGSSEDLGETEVGLQVGHSRNFTLSPETTDCDSNCGDLDSEVSLMMMDNELMPASGLLGSVGDLGNNSDSLRIYTSMPVLEDGLSSGHASDTDNNNPTVMLMKRQINEIEKEIIQRTRNDMLGTNENDSGKDVGLNVTKDILHTLKTTSSPDLFIAKKENSYDTNELQLDGLDPLGTPPPPAPQGRQSVSLEVNCGEVEAAIKDIRMALQRTKTLPVKSPSEDPPEPSVSPIWIPRCSIMDGRRRICMENNSEESDARRINDEADVEIEECPDEEEADTDLETDRLLGQQRTDDQGFYDDKGWRKPKTRTMLPPMNAKVATPKQTPPKTLSVAPIETLAPSEPVPSTSTSISPPPVVSVIQSSSSNECEVATPAQPTSSPQKTPVKNSPSSPQSLKESNNKVKKDKEGKKKSRNKEDLLDDPSVLIEGVLFRARYLGSTQLVCEGQPTKSTRMCQAEEAVSRIKAPDGDTQPSTEVDLFISTEKIMVLNTDLKEIMMDHALRTISYIADIGDLVVLMARRRFVPHEMEEVPKINRTPKMICHVFESEEAQFIAQSIGQAFQVAYMEFLKANGIEDHSFVKEMDYQEVLNSQEIFGDELQMFAKKEMQKEVVVPKAKGEILGVVIVESGWGSMLPTVVIANLAPAGAAARCGQLNIGDQIIAINGVSLVGLPLSTCQTYIKNSKNQTVVKLTVVPCAPVVEVKIKRPDTKYQLGFSVQNGVICSLLRGGIAERGGVRVGHRIIEINNQSVVAVPHEKIVNLLATSVGEILMKTMPTSMFRLLTGQESPVYI; from the exons ATGACAAGCCTGATCTTGGAGAACGCGGACTTGAACCGACTCTTTCCGAAATGCCGGCCTAGGGGCGGCCCACCCCCGGGGGCCTCCTCCACGCAGAGCAGCCAGCAGCCGCATGACAGCCCTTGCCAGACGGAGGCCGCCGCTAtcaccaccgccaccgccaccgccgcgaCCACCGCAACAGCCGCTGTCACCATCGCATCCACGTCGACGAGCGTCTCCGCGATATCGGACGACATGATCGACCTCGAACGCGACATCTCCGACAG GTATAGGAAACGagcaaatggaaaaaaatcagGTTCGCTGTCCCGTAGGACGGCGAGCGTGGTGCCCGGTTTCACGGTCGAGGGCCAGCTGCCACCGCACGCCACGAAGCCGCTCTCGTCGAGCTCGTCCTCGGCGTCAGGACGCAGCGAGGACGCGCCGCAATATGGGAGTCTGCCGGGTAGCGATCATCAGGGACAATCGCAGCAGGATGACAGCGGACCGGAGGAGAGCCCCGTGTACATCCTTACCTCGGCGAAGGGAGGCCCCAGCTATAAACTTCGGGATTCGAG AATTATAGAAATTGCTGGTGGCCGAGAGGTATTCTCACAAAGCCGAGGAAAGGTAGCAGCTAGAAAATCAAGATTTCTAGCTGCatcaaattctataaataacgAGGACATTCAAACCGATAATAAGCTGTCTGTTAAGAAGAATAACAAGTCCCCTAGCTCGCAGACCATATGGGAATTACGAAGCCG ATGCGGTGAAACCAGAAAGCAACGTGCAAATCGAGAAGTGACAGAGACTGTGTTTGCCTCTGAGGTACACTCAGTGCGACGCAACCCCACAAAATCCATTCTGGATTACGACTCGCCCAAGAGCAACCGTAGCAGTCGCATAATCAATTACGATTCGATTTTGAATAGCAATAATGTAGAGTATACCATACCGAAAAGTATTACTGACCTGGACTATGGACTACCAAAGAGTTGCATAGATTATCAATCGAATCACAATACGCCCGCGAGAAGTATGGCAATTGTCAGTGACGGTGAAGTTGTGGTGTTCGACGATATCGACGACAACTGGCAAGAGCTACGACTGGATTTGGCGTCGAGCAACACGAACCAAATTACGGCGACGAGCGTGGACCTGGAGACGGACGATTCTCAAAGAGGTCGTATCGCACCGGAACCACCGAGTTCCAGCGTCGGGAGTACTCCTAGTCCTACGACAGCATATCATCGCAATACTTcagaatttttcaaa GTTGTTACACCAGCGAGCGATTGCGAGGCAGATTCCCCATCTCCGGAACGTAATCATAAAGTTGCGAGGGTCATTGGTGAATTACCGATTGCTCAGTATTCTGGCAGTCCGAGGCGTTATGGAGTTCGCGAAAATACACAGCTTCCTAGCTTATTATCGTCGCCTTCGATGTACATGACGCCGAGGCCTGGCTTTCCTCAAAGAGTATTACCGACAACACCAAATCACAATGAG AAGGAAGATACTTCTGGAGAAATCATTATAGACAAGACTGtgatagaaaatattagtATCGAAGATCAGCCTGTCGATGCTTCAACTCCATCACCAAAGgcggaggaagaggaggaagattCTTTAAAGCCATCGACTTTGCCTGTTGATAATATAAGCAGTCTCGTTACGCCAGGAGGTAGTACCTTCGACTATCTGTACGAATTTTCAGAAACGCGGAAAGTATTAGAAGAATTCTTCAAATGCCCGGCGCCGacgaaagaaaaggagaacaATATAGAATCTTTTCCTTTTCAA GATCTTGATTATGAATTACGAAGGCAAGGAGGAAGTGCATACGTTGGTCAGCGATTAGCTAGTGGTCCACCTGTAACGGAGGAGGTTATGGTCCATGAATCTCCTAAGAAGCAACGGGCAGAATTTCTTCAAAAT acAGGTGAACACGAAAACAATTTTCTAGACCTCTCGGTAGGTACCGGTAGCAGTGAAGATCTCGGAGAGACAGAGGTCGGTTTGCAAGTAGGACACTCGCGTAATTTCACGCTGAGCCCCGAGACAACCGACTGTGACAGCAATTGCGGGGACTTGGACAGTGAGGTGTCTCTCATGATGATGGATAACGAATTGATGCCGGCAAGTGGCCTTCTCGGATCGGTCGGCGATTTGGGGAATAATTCGGATTCTCTGAGAATATACACCAGCATGCCGGTATTGGAGGACGGACTGTCGAGTGGTCACGCGAGCGACACCGACAACAATAATCCTACTGTGATGCTCATGAAACGGCAGATAAACGAGATAGAGAAGGAGATTATACAGAGAACTCGAAACGACATGTTAGGCACAAACGAGAACGACTCCGGGAAGGACGTTGGTCTAAACGtgacaaaagatattttacacaCATTGAAGACCACATCGTCCCCTGATCTGTTTATTGCGAAGAAGGAGAACTCGTACGATACGAACGAGTTGCAGCTCGACGGATTGGATCCGCTGGGtacgccgccgccgccggcgCCTCAGGGACGGCAAAGCGTATCCTTGGAGGTGAACTGCGGCGAGGTGGAAGCGGCCATCAAAGACATCAGGATGGCGTTGCAAAGGACTAAAACGCTTCCTGTGAAATCTCCGTCCGAAGATCCACCGGAACCGAGCGTCAGTCCGATATGGATACCAAG ATGCAGTATAATGGACGGCAGGCGGAGAATCTGTATGGAAAACAATAGTGAAGAGTCCGATGCACGTCGCATAAACGATGAAGCCGATGTGGAGATCGAGGAGTGTCCAGACGAAGAAGAGGCGGATACCGATCTTGAAACAGATCGCTTACTCGGACAACAGAGGACAGACGATCAAGGATTTTATGATGACAAG GGGTGGAGGAAGCCTAAGACTAGGACAATGTTACCGCCAATGAATGCGAAAGTCGCTACACCAAAGCAAACCCCTCCCAAAACCTTGAGTGTCGCCCCGATAGAAACGCTAGCGCCTTCCGAGCCCGTACCCTCGACGTCTACCTCGATCTCCCCACCTCCCGTAGTATCCGTTATACAATCGTCGTCTTCTAACGAGTGCGAAGTAGCCACTCCCGCGCAACCCACGTCGAGTCCGCAGAAGACCCCAGTCAAAAACTCCCCCTCATCCCCTCAGAGCCTCAAGGAATCCAACAACAAGGTGAAAAAG GATAAGGAAGGAAAGAAGAAGAGCAGAAACAAGGAAG ATTTATTGGACGATCCGTCAGTATTGATCGAGGGTGTTCTATTCCGCGCGAGGTATTTGGGATCCACGCAATTGGTATGCGAGGGTCAACCGACGAAGTCGACTCGAATGTGTCAGGCGGAGGAAGCCGTTTCCAGAATAAAG GCACCGGACGGTGACACTCAGCCAAGTACAGAAGTAGATTTGTTCATATCGACAGAAAAGATTATGGTCCTCAACACCGATCTGAAGGAGATCATGATGGATCACGCGTTGCGTACTATTTCGTACATCGCGGACATCGGTGATCTGGTGGTACTAATGGCGCGACGACGCTTTGTGCCGCACGAGATGGAGGAAGTGCCGAAAATTAATCGCACCCCGAAAATGATCTGTCACGTTTTCGAAAGTGAGGAGGCTCAATTTATAGCACAAAGTATCGGACAAGCGTTCCAAGTAGCTTACATGGAGTTCCTAAAAGCAAACGGGATAGAAGACCATAGTTTCGTTAAGGAAATGGATTATCAGGAAGTGCTCAATTCGCAAGAGATATTCGGCGACGAGTTGCAAATGTTTGCGAAGAAAGAGATGCAGAAAGAG GTAGTAGTACCGAAAGCGAAGGGAGAGATCCTCGGTGTTGTAATCGTTGAATCTGGATGGGGCTCGATGCTGCCAACCGTAGTCATAGCAAATCTGGCGCCTGCCGGTGCCGCCGCTCGTTGCGGACAGCTTAATATCGGCGATCAGATAATAGCGATTAACGGTGTATCACTGGTCGGCTTGCCTTTGTCCACATGTCAGACTTACATAAAGAACTCGAAGAATCAGACTGTTGTCAAGCTGACTGTCGTACCGTGTGCGCCGGTCGTCGAAGTGAAAATCAAGAGACCCGACACCAAGTATCAGTTAGGATTTAGTGTACAGAACGGAGTGATATGTAGTCTATTGAGAGGCGGTATCGCCGAACGGGGTGGAGTTCGGGTTGGTCATAGGATAATTGAGATCAATAATCAGAGCGTTGTGGCTGTACCGCATGAAAAGATTGTTAATCTTCTGGCTACGTCGGTGGGAGAG ATTCTGATGAAGACGATGCCCACGTCGATGTTTAGACTATTAACCGGCCAGGAGTCACCGGTGTACATATAA